The nucleotide window CCCACCGCAAGGCCGAAGGCGGTTCCCAAAACGACGTTGGCCGTTTTGCGGGCCACCCCCGGCAGGCTGCGCAGCTCCTCGAGCTGCCGCGGCACCTCACCCCCGAAGCGGTCCACGATGAGTCGTGCGGTGCCGAGGAGGGACTTGGCTTTTTGCCGGTAAAAGCCCGTGGACTTGATGAGCTCTTCCAGCACGGGGGCAGGCGCTTCGGCCATTGCCTCGGGCGTGGGGAAGGTGGCGAAGAGCAGGGGGGTCACTTTGTTCACCCGCTCGTCCGTGCACTGGGCCGAAAGAATGGTGGCGCACAGAAGCTCGAAGGCGTTTTTGTGGTCGAGCTCGCAGGTGGCATTGCCGTAGAGCGCGTCGAGCCCCGCCACGACGGCGGCGACCCGTTTGCGATCCGGGGGCCACTTGCCCTTGATTGGCTTGCGCGTGGCCTTGGTGAGGGGCACAGGTTTGTTTACGGGTGCAAGGGGGCGGCGCTTGGCAGCCCCGGGGGGCGTTTTCGAACCGGGCATGAGCGAGCTCGGTATTTATCACGCCGCCACCCTGGCGCGCAGGTCGGCGTCGCGTCGGGACGCGCGGGGCTTTCCGGCCTGAGGTAAACTCGCGGGGTGGACGAGACCCCCGAAGAGCTCGCGCAGATGCGCGAGGAAGCCGAAGGCATCGACGTTTATCGCTATCAGCGTCGCCGCAGGGCGATCTACGCCGTGCTTTTGGGCTCTGCGTTGGCCGGCGCCGTGTGGCTCGGGCTCGAGATGATGGACAAACGGCGCAATCCCTGCGAGCGGGTGCGCAACCACCTGTGCCGCCAGGATCCCAAATCGCTTGCGTGCTCTACCTACGAAGGCATCGTCAAAGAGTCCGAGTCCGATCCCAGCGAGGCCATGCGTCGGAACATCCGGCACCAGTGCGAACGCAAGATCGAGCGGCTCGCCGAAGAGGGCGAGACCGTGCGTTGACGGGCCTTTGCCCGGGGCCGGCGCTTCAGGGAAAGATCTTTCCCGGGTTCATCAAGCCCTTT belongs to Myxococcales bacterium and includes:
- the nth gene encoding endonuclease III; the encoded protein is MPGSKTPPGAAKRRPLAPVNKPVPLTKATRKPIKGKWPPDRKRVAAVVAGLDALYGNATCELDHKNAFELLCATILSAQCTDERVNKVTPLLFATFPTPEAMAEAPAPVLEELIKSTGFYRQKAKSLLGTARLIVDRFGGEVPRQLEELRSLPGVARKTANVVLGTAFGLAVGVVVDTHVQRLALRLGLTRNTTPEKIEHDLMGLIPQDHWIQIAHQLIWHGRRLCFARKPQCNSCLLAPHCPSAFSEG